Proteins encoded together in one Microtus ochrogaster isolate Prairie Vole_2 unplaced genomic scaffold, MicOch1.0 UNK70, whole genome shotgun sequence window:
- the LOC101978977 gene encoding dimethylaniline monooxygenase [N-oxide-forming] 5-like codes for MAKKRIAVIGAGISGLGAIKCCLDEDLEPTCFERSDDIGGLWKFQKNPSEKMPSIYKSVTINTSKEMMCFSDFPVPEHFPNYMHNCRLMDYFRKYAKHFSLLPYIRFKTQVRHVRRRPDFGVSGQWDVVVETNGKQESLVFDGVLVCSGHHTDPHLPLTSFPGIEKFEGCYFHSREYKTPEDYIGKRIIVVGIGNSGVDIAVELSRVAKQVFLSTRRGSWILHRVWNNGYPMDSSFFTRFHSFLQKILTTAAVNKYLEKILNSRFNHAHYGLQPQHRPLSQHPTISDDLPNHIISGRIQVKPNVKEFTETDAIFDDGTVEKNIDVVIFATGYSFSFPFLEDLIAVTDNEVSLYKLMFPPDLEKPTLAVIGLIQPLGIILPIAELQSRWAVRVFKGLNKLPSMKTMRADIAQRKRAMEKRYVKTARHTIQVDHVEYMDEIATLVGVKPNLLLLFLSDPKLAMEVFFGPCTPYQYRLRGPGKWDGARRAILTQRERIMKPLKTRITSENNHSTSGLSRIKTAPIALAFLATGLAYFRYIYHGKRK; via the exons ATGGCCAAGAAACGGATAGCTGTAATCGGAGCTGGCATCAGTGGCCTGGGAGCCATCAAGTGTTGTTTGGATGAAGATCTGGAGCCAACCTGCTTTGAAAGAAGTGATGACATCGGAGGCCTGTGGAAATTTCAA AAAAATCCGTCAGAGAAAATGCCGAGTATCTACAAATCCGTGACCATCAACACTTCAAAGGAAATGATGTGTTTCAGTGACTTCCCCGTTCCTGAGCATTTTCCCAATTACATGCACAACTGCAGACTCATGGACTACTTCAGAAAGTACGCCAAGCACTTCAGCCTTCTGCCTTACATCCGATTTAAG ACGCAAGTGAGGCATGTGAGGAGGCGTCCAGACTTTGGAGTCAGTGGACAGTGGGATGTGGTCGTGGAGACGAATGGCAAACAGGAGAGCCTGGTCTTTGATGGGGTTCTGGTCTGTAGTGGCCATCACACAGACCCCCACCTGCCACTCACATCCTTCCCAG GCATTGAGAAGTTTGAAGGCTGTTATTTCCACAGTCGGGAATACAAAACTCCCGAGGACTACATAGGAAAGAGAATCATCGTGGTTGGCATTGGCAACTCCGGGGTGGATATTGCCGTGGAACTTAGTCGAGTGGCAAAACAG GTATTCCTCAGTACCAGGCGAGGATCGTGGATTTTACACCGCGTTTGGAATAATGGATATCCCATGGACAGTTCATTTTTCACTCGGTTCCATAGCTTCCTTCAGAAAATATTAACCACAGCAGCAGTAAACAAATACCTTGAGAAGATACTGAACTCAAGGTTCAACCATGCACACTACGGTCTGCAGCCACAGCACAG ACCACTGAGTCAGCACCCCACCATCAGTGATGATCTTCCCAATCACATCATCTCTGGAAGAATCCAAGTGAAGCCCAACGTAAAAGAGTTCACGGAAACAGACGCCATCTTTGACGATGGCACGGTGGAGAAGAATATTGATGTTGTCATCTTTGCCACAGGATACAgcttttctttcccattccttGAGGATCTGATTGCAGTTACTGACAACGAAGTGTCCCTGTATAAGCTGATGTTCCCTCCAGACCTGGAAAAGCCGACGCTGGCTGTCATCGGGCTCATCCAGCCCTTGGGCATCATCCTACCAATTGCAGAGCTCCAGTCTCGCTGGGCTGTGCGGGTGTTCAAAG GGCTGAACAAACTGCCCTCCATGAAGACCATGAGGGCAGACATTGCCCAAAGAAAAAGGGCTATGGAAAAACG GTATGTGAAGACAGCCCGACACACAATCCAAGTGGACCACGTTGAGTACATGGATGAAATTGCCACTCTGGTTGGGGTGAAGCCCAACCTGCTGCTCCTGTTTCTCTCAGATCCAAAGCTGGCCATGGAAGTTTTCTTTGGGCCCTGCACCCCATACCAGTACCGTCTGCGGGGTCCTGGGAAATGGGATGGGGCCCGGAGAGCCATCCTGACTCAGAGAGAGCGGATCATGAAACCCCTGAAGACCCGAATTACTAGTGAGAACAATCACTCCACCTCAGGGCTCTCTCGGATAAAGACGGCACCAATTGCCCTGGCGTTTCTGGCTACGGGTTTAGCATACTTTAGATATATTTACCATGGTAAACGCAAGTGA